A window from Mastomys coucha isolate ucsf_1 unplaced genomic scaffold, UCSF_Mcou_1 pScaffold2, whole genome shotgun sequence encodes these proteins:
- the Aig1 gene encoding androgen-induced gene 1 protein isoform X5: MALVPCQVLRVAILLSYCSILCNYKAIEMPSHQTYGGSWKFLTFIDLG; the protein is encoded by the coding sequence ATGGCGCTTGTCCCCTGCCAGGTGCTGCGGGTAGCCATCCTGCTGTCCTATTGCTCCATCCTGTGCAACTATAAGGCCATCGAAATGCCCTCGCATCAGACCTACGGGGGCAGCTGGAAGTTCCTGACCTTCATTGATCTG